The Daucus carota subsp. sativus chromosome 7, DH1 v3.0, whole genome shotgun sequence genome window below encodes:
- the LOC108194719 gene encoding probable E3 ubiquitin-protein ligase RHG1A: MASNEEAYSQFGRRSNQPENEDYGETQATSNNDGISINRLMVANLPRRPISRRRGRHRVFVVRRREAIHQRRDAYIQQFRHANHMINSEVHSSGMEFQSRFDSVYPEVSMTTIEYAEILESLAEDDDVELKTTPTAKSFIDSLKVKKVECEKDIPFCVVCQDMMNVGDFLMELPCMHNYHVDCIQSWLATRNTCPVCRFELPTSDLVLGSVEE, encoded by the coding sequence ATGGCTAGTAACGAAGAAGCTTACTCTCAATTTGGGCGGCGCTCAAACCAGCCGGAAAATGAAGATTACGGGGAAACACAAGCTACATCAAATAATGACGGTATATCAATTAACCGTCTAATGGTTGCAAATCTCCCTCGACGCCCTATATCTCGTCGTCGTGGTCGTCATCGTGTTTTTGTTGTTCGTCGGCGTGAAGCAATTCACCAACGTCGTGATGCCTATATTCAACAATTTCGTCATGCAAATCATATGATCAATAGTGAAGTGCATTCAAGTGGAATGGAATTTCAATCGAGATTTGATTCTGTTTACCCAGAGGTATCTATGACTACCATTGAATATGCAGAAATTTTGGAGAGTTTGGCTGAGGATGATGATGTTGAACTAAAGACAACACCAACTGCAAAATCATTTATAGATTCACTTAAAGTGAAAAAGGTTGAATGTGAGAAAGACATTCCTTTTTGTGTTGTATGCCAAGATATGATGAATGTGGGAGATTTTCTCATGGAATTACCTTGTATGCATAATTACCATGTAGATTGTATACAATCTTGGTTGGCTACAAGGAATACCTGTCCAGTTTGTAGGTTTGAGTTGCCAACCAGTGATCTTGTTCTTGGAAGCGTAGAGGAATAA